One Lactobacillus sp. ESL0785 DNA window includes the following coding sequences:
- a CDS encoding NAD(P)/FAD-dependent oxidoreductase encodes MRGVFKIKKFDIAIIGAGPIGLFAANFAHLHGLKTIVFDSLEEVGGQPKLLYPFKKIFDIPVFASITGRNLITQLKLQAEKNASFSLNHRVSEINHDDDHFLIDHEFLVKSVIIATGTGSFSPKKFPLKMDKEQTKHVHYYIREPKKFAKQTIGVFGGGDSALDWALELAQQPDTQIKLIHRRNEFRGLEGSLTQLKSLKNVEILTPYLPKTLQLVNNQLSIGLKQVGTTTINQQIFDQIVVAYGFRANNNFVRKWGVNLSGGQITVSSEMKTNIPGIYAIGDATTYPGRVPVIGLGFGEAQIAITSIMRSLFPEKTLTIHSTSI; translated from the coding sequence TTGAGGGGAGTTTTTAAAATAAAAAAATTTGACATTGCAATCATCGGCGCAGGTCCAATTGGACTTTTTGCTGCTAATTTTGCTCATTTACATGGTCTAAAAACAATTGTATTCGATTCATTAGAGGAGGTGGGCGGCCAACCTAAATTACTTTATCCATTCAAAAAGATTTTTGACATTCCCGTTTTTGCCTCAATTACGGGTCGGAATTTAATTACACAGTTAAAGTTGCAAGCTGAAAAAAATGCTTCTTTTTCTTTAAATCATCGTGTAAGTGAAATTAATCATGACGATGATCATTTCCTAATTGACCATGAATTTCTTGTTAAAAGCGTTATTATTGCTACAGGAACCGGCTCATTTTCACCTAAAAAATTTCCACTTAAGATGGATAAAGAGCAAACTAAGCACGTTCACTACTATATAAGAGAGCCTAAAAAATTCGCCAAGCAAACAATAGGAGTTTTTGGCGGTGGTGATTCAGCACTCGATTGGGCACTAGAATTAGCTCAGCAGCCGGACACACAAATCAAACTAATCCATCGACGAAACGAATTTCGCGGTTTAGAAGGTAGTCTAACGCAACTAAAAAGTTTAAAAAATGTTGAAATTCTAACGCCTTATCTTCCTAAAACCTTACAATTAGTGAATAATCAGCTAAGCATCGGCTTAAAACAAGTCGGCACAACAACTATTAATCAGCAAATTTTTGACCAAATTGTTGTTGCCTATGGTTTTCGCGCTAATAATAACTTTGTTCGCAAGTGGGGCGTTAATCTATCTGGAGGACAAATTACAGTCTCTAGTGAAATGAAAACTAACATTCCCGGTATTTACGCAATCGGTGATGCTACTACCTATCCTGGGCGCGTACCAGTGATTGGTCTTGGTTTTGGCGAAGCACAAATCGCAATTACTTCAATTATGCGGTCACTTTTCCCAGAGAAAACTTTAACCATCCACTCAACTAGCATTTAG
- a CDS encoding TIGR01906 family membrane protein: protein MSKKNNILTIIYHFIFALTSSVVGAIIASWPLLLVFVVVQKTNRTVNLSLGQVMFNYDQLLWYLIWPFKHRLKMRDLPTSVMAARHFADVKRLFVLAFVAFLCCLVINFWCRKQKSKALKLNKVWALLFLLLPIAILPFALTNFDSFFVVFHHLLFAGSTTWLFDPATDPIINLLTEGFFAACFAVSGVIYELYFAEKLLQR, encoded by the coding sequence ATGAGCAAAAAAAATAACATTTTAACGATAATTTATCACTTTATTTTTGCGTTAACGAGTAGTGTGGTTGGCGCTATAATTGCCAGTTGGCCGTTACTGTTAGTTTTTGTTGTGGTGCAAAAAACTAACAGAACAGTTAATTTGTCACTAGGTCAGGTAATGTTTAATTATGATCAATTGTTATGGTACTTGATTTGGCCATTTAAGCACCGATTAAAAATGCGCGATTTACCGACTTCTGTAATGGCAGCACGGCATTTCGCTGACGTTAAGCGGCTGTTTGTGTTGGCATTTGTTGCTTTCTTGTGCTGTCTGGTAATTAATTTTTGGTGTCGCAAACAAAAAAGTAAGGCACTTAAATTAAATAAAGTTTGGGCCTTGCTCTTTTTATTATTGCCGATTGCCATTTTGCCGTTTGCATTAACTAATTTTGATAGTTTTTTTGTTGTTTTTCATCATTTGCTTTTTGCAGGTAGCACTACGTGGCTGTTTGATCCGGCAACTGATCCGATTATTAATTTACTGACAGAAGGCTTTTTTGCGGCCTGTTTTGCGGTTAGCGGTGTGATTTATGAATTATATTTTGCTGAAAAACTATTGCAGCGTTAA
- a CDS encoding VTT domain-containing protein, with protein MTLINFILHIDQHLITIVNQFGNWTYIILFGIIFIETGLVIFPFLPGDSLIFAASSMAVNPKYHLDIWLVYLTVLLAAVLGDACNYELGVRSVNAGIRHSWFNKLINQKNRLAAEQFFERHGPITIVIGRFIPFIRTFVPFISGGSKMHYGKFASYNLIGGILWCGVFTVIGFFFGNIPFVKEHFSLLILAIIFISIVPILIMTVKKHISLKKEFH; from the coding sequence ATGACGCTAATCAACTTTATCCTACACATTGACCAGCACTTGATTACTATCGTTAATCAATTCGGTAATTGGACCTATATCATTCTCTTTGGCATTATTTTTATTGAAACTGGCCTCGTGATCTTTCCGTTTTTACCCGGAGATTCGCTGATCTTTGCTGCCAGTTCCATGGCAGTTAATCCCAAGTATCACTTAGATATTTGGCTAGTTTACCTCACAGTGCTACTTGCAGCTGTTCTCGGCGATGCCTGCAATTATGAATTAGGTGTTCGCTCAGTCAACGCTGGCATTCGCCATTCCTGGTTTAACAAGTTAATCAATCAAAAAAACCGTTTAGCTGCAGAACAATTTTTTGAGCGTCACGGTCCAATCACGATTGTTATCGGTCGTTTTATTCCGTTTATCAGAACTTTTGTCCCTTTTATTTCTGGGGGTAGCAAAATGCATTATGGTAAATTTGCTAGCTATAACTTAATCGGCGGTATTCTCTGGTGTGGCGTATTTACTGTTATCGGATTTTTCTTCGGCAACATTCCATTTGTAAAAGAACATTTTTCGTTATTAATCCTCGCAATTATTTTTATTTCAATTGTTCCAATTTTGATTATGACAGTTAAAAAACACATTTCATTAAAAAAGGAGTTCCATTAA